GATATGGTTATTAAAAGTGCCGCCAACAAATCGGCCCTTAAGGTTTTCATTATTCAGAACATCGATCGTCATTTAAACCTGGATGATATTGCCGCTTCAAAAGGGCTTACCTACGAAGAGATATTGAAAGAAGTTGAAACCATAGTTAACTCGGGTACCAAACTTAACCTTAACTATTACATTGATGAGGTGATTGATGAGGATAAGCAGGAAGAGGTATTTGATTACTTCCGCACCGCCGAGGCCGACTCGATAGATGATGCCCTTGCCGAATTAGGTAACGACGATTACACCCGTGAAGAGGTACAGTTGATGAGGATTAAGTTTCTATCCGAAATGGGGAACTAATATAAAACGATATAGTAAAAAAAGGGAAGCAATCATTGTTTCCCTTTTTTATTGGCCAAAAATCTTAATTTTAATATTCAACTTTAAATCAATTGGCAAAGGCTTTAAAACTGATCGCAATAATTTTGATTTTTGGAATATTGACGATATTGACTCAAATAGGCGGGGTTGTGTACCTGTTGTCGTTTTTAACGCATGCTATTATTAAAAAGAAATTTGTCAATCGATACGCCATATTTGTTATAAAAACTACTACATTCCTTGTGCTTTATATTACATGCACATTTTTAATTATACCTCCGTTGGCCAAATTATTTGGGCGGGTGCCTTTGCCGATGACAAACACCAATAGCCTGCAACCGCTCAATATCCTGACATGTATTTTTAATCGTAACTATGTGCGGCCACAACTAAAAGATGTCGCTTTTAATGCCGCCAGGCAAATGAATGAAAGATATCCCGGTACGGTTATAAATTATTTGGATGCCAGTTTTCCGTTTATTAATAGGTTTCCGTTATTTCCTCACCTAAGCCACAATGATGGTAAAAAGCTTGACTTTGCCTTTTGTTATATCGACAGCAAAACGTCACAATCAACAAATTCAACGCCATCTCCTATAGGCTATGGAGTCAGCGAAATGCCACGACCAGATGAAATAAATACAGCGGCACTTTGCAGCCAGCAGGGGTATTGGCAGTATAGTATGGTCATGAAAATTGTATCCCAAAAACAAAGCGAATTTTTTGTTTGACAGCATGCGGACCAAAAAACTTGTGGAAATACTTGCCTCAGAAAAATCAGTAGGTAAAATATTCATTGAACCTCATTTAAAGGCAAGATTGAACCTCACTACAAGTAAAATACGATTTCATGGTTGCAGGGCCGTTCGGCATGACGATCATATCCACGTTCAACTTATTTAAAGTCTAAATAATCCAGGTTCATATTCCCGTTTGCAACAATGTGAAGTTTTAGCACATGTACACCTTTGGTTAAAGATATTGAGCCGATAGAGTCTGCAGCGCTCCAATGATGCCATTGCCGCCATGCAATAGTATCCTGGTTATCGTGGGTTGATGCTATTTTCATGGGGCCGGTGGCATCTTTACCGTCAACATCTATAGAGATAGCACCATCGCCATTTGATGTATATAAAACGCCTATAGCATAAGTTCCTGATTTGGTTATCTTAACGGTGTAGTTGATCCATTCGCCGGGTTGTGTCCAGCCAACATAAAATTTGTTCATGTCACGCGGCACCTTGTTGTACGGGTTATCGTCAATATGGTCATGAGCCTTGGTGTACGATATATCAACACCTTCTTTCATTCTGAACTCATTTAAAAAAGTTCCGTTGGCGGGGTTAAGCTTGCCGCTGCCGTTATTGGTGCTGTCGCTGTCATGATAGGCTACACCCTCGCCACCGGTATTATAAAATTCGCACTCCAGCCTACCGGGCAGTTCCTGTATTTTATTTTGCCAGGGTTTGCCGGCACCAGTTTGCTTAAATGTAAAGGCATAGCAAAAAAACGCCATACCGAACAAGGACAACAGAATCGTTTTCATTTTTGAGGCTATAGTTGGTTGGCCTAAGGTACCAAAATCAACATAGATTTAACCACAACCGTTTTATTTCGCAATAATCATAAACTCTGTACGCCTGTTTTTGGCCTTGTTTTCATCGGTAGTATTTGGTGCAATGGGCTGGGTTTCGCCATAGCCTTTATAAACAAGGCGGGCAGCGGGTATTCCGTTGGTAACAAGATACTGGTAAACCGATTTCGCCCGGTTTTCTGATAGTGTTTGATTAAATTGAACCGCGCCAACGTTATCTGTATGGCCTGATATTTCGATATGAACAGTTGGGTTTACGTTTAAGAATTCAACCAGTTTTAACAGTTCTGCTTTTGAGTCGCTCTGCAGGTCGAATTTGTTTGTATCAAAGAAAATATTTTTCAGGATCACTTTATTGCCAACCTCTATTGGAGATAATAACGCTTTAATATGGAAAGGTTTCTGCTCTTTGTAACCAACCAGCGAGAAATTATCTGAGTAAAACAAATAACCACTTTTCGAAATATTCAACCCGTAATTTTTGCCCGATGTTATAGTAGCTAAAAAGTCGCCCTCGTTGGCACTACTGTAGTCCTGGTAAACTGGCGTGTTATTTTGCAGGTCAATAATCTCAACGGCGGCTTCCAGCGGCTCATGGGTTTTTATATCGTTTACATTGCCTTTTACATAAGTTACAATATGGGGTCTTAAGCTTGCGGGTAGTTCAAATGTATAAATATCGTACCCCCCGAAGCCATTAAGGTTATCTGAGGCAAAAAAGGCGTAGTTTCCGTAAGCTGTAAGTGTAAGGCCGTTTTCATCGCCATTGGTATTAATTGGATAGCCCAGGTTTTGAGGCTTTTGCCATTTGCCGTCTTTGCCAAGCCTGCTTACAAATAAATCTTTGTTGCCTAAGCCCGGCCAGCCATTTGAACAAAAATAAAAAGTACTGTCATCGGCATGAATAAACGGCGATTGCTCGTCATAGGAGGTATTGATATTGGGCCCCATATTTTCGGGCTCGCCCCAGCCTTTGTCTGTCAGCGACGATTTCCATATATCGTAGCCGCCGTACCCTCCTTTTTTATTGCTTACAAAATACAGCGTACGCCCGTCTGCGCTTATTGATGGCTGCGATTCCCAGCCCGAGGTATTTATGGGCGGACTCAGGTCGAATGGTTTGCCCCAATCATCTCCTCGTTTTTGTGCAATATAAATATCACAACGGCCGCGGCCGTCGGGGCGATTACAGCCCGTAAAAAAAAGGTATTTACCATCCTGCGATATGGATTGCGCCCCCTCGTTGTATTGATCGGTGTTAATGCGGTTGCTCAGGTAAGTGGCGGTATCCCATTTGCCGTTCACTTTCAGGCTTTTATAAAAGTCTTCGTTTTTGTTTATTTTACGGGTAAAAATGAGCATGCTTTCATCTGCCGTAGCCACCGGCAGGTATTCATCATCGGCGGTATTTATATTGGCACCCATATTAATGGGTTTAAACGGTACAGGATGTTGTAGAGCCTGTACGCTAAACTTTGTATCGGCTATTAGCTTTTGGGCTAATGCATTATTCTGGGGCGTTAAATCAGGATAGGTGAGGTATTTTTCCAGGTGCTGTTGTGCCTGTGTGTACTTAGCTTCAAAAATTTCCGTTTCGCCAATTCGCAGGTAAATGGAGCGATTAAATTCGGGATTTAACTGGATAACTTTAAGGTATTCATCAATTGCCTGCTTATAAAGGTGCCGCATTTTTAATACATCCGCCAGCTGTGCATGGGCCTCAACAAACTTCGAATCTTCGGCGATAGCTTTTTGCAGGTTCTCAATGGCATCATCGTAGTAATGCTCATCAAGGTTTTGACCGGCCTGGGCAAAATACTTTATTGCCTCACTGTTTTTGGTGGAATATTGCCTTTGCTGAGACCATCCAGCAACAGAAAAGAACAAAAACAGGGCGAAGACGATTACAACTCTCATCTGTAACAATACGATATATTTATATCGTAAGTTACAAATATTACGGGATATTCAGGTATTTATGCGTTTGTAACGAAATTTCCCATTGAGGATTATTCATCACATAGTCAACAATAAGCGGGGTCATTTCTTTTGATTTTGACCATTCGGGTTGTAAATACAGTTTACAATCGGGTGATACCATTTTGGCGTGATACTCGGCCCATTCAAAATCCGATTTGTTAAATACAATCACTTTTAATTCGTGGGCGTGCTCGGCAACCTGTTGCGTTGGCGCTTTGAACTTTTTTGGCGACAGGCAAATCCAATCCCAATCGCCTGATAGCGGGTATGCACCGGATGTTTCAATAAAAGTTTTTATACCCCGGTCATGCAATTGTGTGGTCAGATAATCAAGATTGTAAATAAGCGGCTCGCCACCGGTTACCACAACAGCCTTTGAAGGATGTATGGATGCATTGGCAACAATCTGATCGGCAGCGGTAAGCGGATGCAGTTCGGCGTCCCAACTTTCCTTTACGTCGCACCAATGGCAGCCAACATCACAGCCGCCAAGACGGATAAAATAAGCGGCTTTGCCGGTGTTGTATCCTTCGCCCTGTATTGTATAAAACTCTTCCATTAAAGGAAGCAGCGTGCCATCGTCTGGAATTTGGTGTGCCATAATATTTTGCAAAAGTACCTAAATAAGCCGAAAGCATGAAGCTGAATGGTAAACGCAGGGTAAAACGTTTATCCGTTTTGTACATCCGGCATGTCCGGCATATCGTTGTGAGCGGTTATTATTAAATAAACAATATTTAAGTACCTGTATCACTGCAATAATTGGTTTTGAATTGTAAATTAGCGTCATGAAATCATAATTAATCTATAAAACAATTGTTACCATGAAAAAACTATACGTTCCAATTATTTTTTTGGCTTTGTTATGTTTTAGCTCGTGTGTTGACATTGAAGAGCATTATGACTTTAAAAGCGACGGCAGCTGCAACGTTGCGTATGGTTTTGACATGAGCAAAGCTGTTTCGGTGTTGGTAAACCTCGTATCCGATTCGTTGAAACAAACACCTCAGTTTAGTTTGATTAAGGATACTACGCTCAATTTTTACAGTGCTATGCCCGATAGTACCCAGCAAAAAATGAATGCCTCCGAAATTGAACTGGCAAAAAGCAGCGACCTTACCGTACATATGAACCTGAAGAAAAGCATTATGAAAGTTGCTATTAATCATAAAGCCAAAGATGCTGCCGATCTTAAATATTACCTTCAAAACGTATCAAAAATAGCGCTAAACAGTCAAATCAGTGCTTTATCAACCGGGGAGAACAATAGTAAAACCCTTGATGCTAAACAAATGGTTGCCGGGCAGGACTATTACTCGTACGAGATAACGCCGCACCGGTTTTACCGGATAGTTGATAAGATAAAGTTTAACGCGTTTTTAAAGAAAACAAAGTCAACTTTTATGATGGCAAAAGCTATGCTGATAGATATGCCCTACAAAGTAGTGTTGAATTTTGCTAAACCGATAAAAAAACTCAATAACCCTAAAGCTGTACTCTCGGCCGACAGGCGAAGCATTACGCTGGTAACTAATATGGACGAGGTAATTAAAAACCCCTCGGTAATGAATTTGAAGATCGATTTTTAGTAAATGACCTGGTATAAAATCGCCGAAATAAAAAATACTCCTGAGCCATTCATCAAAAAAGTAAAAGCCGGAAATAGAAGCATTTGCCTGATAGGCTTTGAGGGCAAGATTTACGCAACTGCAATTAACTGTCCGCATGCGGGATTCGACCTAAGCCAGGGTTTGTGCGTTAAAGGAAAAATTGTTTGCCCTTATCATCGCTACACCTATAACCTAACTACCGGCAAGGGCGGGGAGGGGCAGAATGATTATTTGGAGACTTACCCTGTCGACATCAGGGGCGATGATATTTACGTTGGTATTAATTCTTTTTGGGATAAGGTGAAGCAAGCGTTTAAGTGATAGGTTGATTAAGTTGGATTGTGTTGCTTATAATTAATGGAGTCGGTTTGCGCGATACTATGTATTACCAACAAACTGTGTGTACCACCTGATAATGAAACACCCAGATACACCCTGGTACGGGCTGAAACACCCTGGTACAGGCTGAAACACCCTGGTACGGGGTGGTACAGTATGTCTATCTGATATTATTGCTGCTAACTTAATCTAACTTACTCACCCCAGTCAACTTACTCAACCTAATTATACACTTCTTTATTGGCCGAAGCTAAAGTGTTTTTCAGTAGTCCAATAATGGTCATTAAGCCAACGCCACCAGGTACGGGAGTAATCCACGATGCTTTGGGCGCCACATTATCAAAATCAACATCGCCATAAAGTTTAAAGCCCGATTTT
The genomic region above belongs to Mucilaginibacter sp. KACC 22773 and contains:
- a CDS encoding carbohydrate-binding protein, coding for MKTILLSLFGMAFFCYAFTFKQTGAGKPWQNKIQELPGRLECEFYNTGGEGVAYHDSDSTNNGSGKLNPANGTFLNEFRMKEGVDISYTKAHDHIDDNPYNKVPRDMNKFYVGWTQPGEWINYTVKITKSGTYAIGVLYTSNGDGAISIDVDGKDATGPMKIASTHDNQDTIAWRQWHHWSAADSIGSISLTKGVHVLKLHIVANGNMNLDYLDFK
- a CDS encoding OmpA family protein, whose product is MRVVIVFALFLFFSVAGWSQQRQYSTKNSEAIKYFAQAGQNLDEHYYDDAIENLQKAIAEDSKFVEAHAQLADVLKMRHLYKQAIDEYLKVIQLNPEFNRSIYLRIGETEIFEAKYTQAQQHLEKYLTYPDLTPQNNALAQKLIADTKFSVQALQHPVPFKPINMGANINTADDEYLPVATADESMLIFTRKINKNEDFYKSLKVNGKWDTATYLSNRINTDQYNEGAQSISQDGKYLFFTGCNRPDGRGRCDIYIAQKRGDDWGKPFDLSPPINTSGWESQPSISADGRTLYFVSNKKGGYGGYDIWKSSLTDKGWGEPENMGPNINTSYDEQSPFIHADDSTFYFCSNGWPGLGNKDLFVSRLGKDGKWQKPQNLGYPINTNGDENGLTLTAYGNYAFFASDNLNGFGGYDIYTFELPASLRPHIVTYVKGNVNDIKTHEPLEAAVEIIDLQNNTPVYQDYSSANEGDFLATITSGKNYGLNISKSGYLFYSDNFSLVGYKEQKPFHIKALLSPIEVGNKVILKNIFFDTNKFDLQSDSKAELLKLVEFLNVNPTVHIEISGHTDNVGAVQFNQTLSENRAKSVYQYLVTNGIPAARLVYKGYGETQPIAPNTTDENKAKNRRTEFMIIAK
- a CDS encoding 7-carboxy-7-deazaguanine synthase QueE codes for the protein MAHQIPDDGTLLPLMEEFYTIQGEGYNTGKAAYFIRLGGCDVGCHWCDVKESWDAELHPLTAADQIVANASIHPSKAVVVTGGEPLIYNLDYLTTQLHDRGIKTFIETSGAYPLSGDWDWICLSPKKFKAPTQQVAEHAHELKVIVFNKSDFEWAEYHAKMVSPDCKLYLQPEWSKSKEMTPLIVDYVMNNPQWEISLQTHKYLNIP
- a CDS encoding Rieske (2Fe-2S) protein, coding for MTWYKIAEIKNTPEPFIKKVKAGNRSICLIGFEGKIYATAINCPHAGFDLSQGLCVKGKIVCPYHRYTYNLTTGKGGEGQNDYLETYPVDIRGDDIYVGINSFWDKVKQAFK